From one Humulus lupulus chromosome 8, drHumLupu1.1, whole genome shotgun sequence genomic stretch:
- the LOC133794664 gene encoding uncharacterized protein At3g52155, chloroplastic, protein MNAVTLSNTLQLNYPIFKTQFQFPSRPSFSKPSSTRRRSFRRLIRRSSMVVETGVEDSSRTVSEEDDEPEIPSSPAESVARRLILLRHAKSSWRDRSLRDHDRPLSKTGKSDAINVAHKLQELGWVPQLILSSNALRTRETLKIMQEEVEGFLEAQVRYVSSFYSVAAMDGQTAEHLQQVICRYSSDEILTVMCMGHNKGWEEAASMFTGASIELKTCNAALLETTGKSWTEAFALAGLGGWKLQGIVKPSS, encoded by the exons ATGAATGCAGTAACGCTCTCTAATACATTACAGCTAAACTATCCCATTTTCAAAACCCAGTTTCAGTTTCCATCAAGACCCAGTTTTTCGAAACCCTCCTCGACCCGCCGGAGAAGCTTCAGACGCTTGATTCGACGGTCGTCTATGGTGGTTGAGACGGGTGTGGAAGATTCAAGCCGAACTGTCTCTGAGGAAGACGACGAACCGGAAATCCCTTCGTCCCCAGCTGAGTCTGTAGCTCGACGCCTTATTCTCCTTCGCCACGCCAAGAGTTCATGGCGTGACCGTTCGCTACGAG ATCATGATCGGCCTCTGAGTAAAACAGGGAAATCTGATGCTATCAACGTAGCTCATAAGCTTCAAGAATTGGGTTGGGTTCCTCAACTTATTTTGTCTAG TAATGCATTGAGAACTAGGGAGACGCTTAAGATTATGCAGGAAGAAGTTGAAGGGTTCTTGGAAGCCCAAGTACGATATGTTTCAAGCTTTTATTCAGTTGCAGCCATGGATGGACAGACTGCTGAGCACCTTCAACAAGTTATCTGTAGATATTCAAGTGATGAAATACTTACTGTTAT GTGCATGGGACATAATAAGGGTTGGGAAGAGGCGGCCTCAATGTTCACTGGTGCCTCCATAGAACTAAAGACATGCAATGCTGCTTTGCTTGAAACCACTGGGAAATCTTGGACTGAG GCATTTGCTTTGGCAGGGCTTGGTGGGTGGAAGTTGCAGGGCATAGTAAAACCAAGTAGCTAG
- the LOC133794665 gene encoding uncharacterized protein LOC133794665, whose protein sequence is MIDQFINFVIRPPRAEYNPDQYLWENNFSLAGRTYKRQDLELRNARGHVLRCSHYLPSDLPEDASLPCVIYCHGNSGCRADANEAAVILLPSNITVFTLDFSGSGLSDGDYVSLGWHERDDLKIVVSYLRSNKQISRIGLWGRSMGAVTCLLYGAEDPSIAGMVLDSAFSNLYNLMMELVDVYKIRLPKFTIKMAVQYMRRVIEKKAKFDIMDLNCVQVAPKTFIPALFGHAKDDKFIQPQHSNVIHNSYAGDKNVIYFDGDHNSSRPQFFYDSVSIFFYNVLHPPQIPSVTCKPEKYYDLGDLKVGAGMDEGLLYEIITGVRSVGTDAASSSSAPPIISTTESVDKLLSNIAPVATDSALDEINALSRRESSQLQEKPDSQNEECCSYTSSNRESWGRCSSLGGSDEESSADCTAAENGDQTVKVFATPLRSTTQQKSVPAKEEKKKKAPTVPKKPKSEKLEKLEALSRRLRLCILKRVNHRRHRSS, encoded by the exons ATGATCGATCAATTCATCAACTTTGTAATTCGCCCGCCCAG GGCAGAGTATAATCCAGATCAGTATCTTTGGGAAAATAATTTTTCTCTTGCGGGAAGAACATATAAACGGCAAGACTTGGAG CTCAGGAATGCAAGGGGCCATGTGTTGCGATGTAGTCATTATCTGCCTTCAGATTTACCTGAAGATGCTTCTCTTCCTTGTGTGATATACTGCCATGGGAACAG TGGATGCCGGGCAGATGCAAATGAGGCTGCTGTAATTCTTCTTCCCTCAAATATCACTGTTTTCACTCTTGATTTTTCGGGTTCAGGCTTATCAGATGGTGATTATGTTAGCCTTGGTTGGCATGAG AGAGATGATCTCAAAATTGTTGTATCATATTTAAGAAGCAACAAACAAATTTCACGCATAGGTCTATGGGGACGTTCCATGGGTGCAGTTACCTG CCTTCTTTATGGAGCAGAAGACCCTTCCATAGCTGGAATGGTGTTGGATAGTGCATTTTCAAATTTATACAATCTGATGATGGAACTTGTAGATGTGTACAAAATCCGGCTTCCTAAATTTACT ATTAAAATGGCAGTGCAGTACATGAGGCGGGTGATTGAGAAGAAGGCAAAGTTTGATATTATGGATCTTAATTGCGTACAG GTGGCACCCAAGACGTTCATTCCTGCATTATTTGGACATGCAAAGGATGACAAATTCATCCAACCCCAACATTCGAATGTCATCCATAACTCATATGCG GGTGATAAAAATGTTATTTACTTTGATGGTGATCACAACTCCTCTCGACCACAGTTCTTCTATGATTCAGTATCCATTTTCTTTTACAATGTTCTCCACCCTCCACAAATACCTTCTGTTACATGTAAGCCTGAGAAATATTACGATTTGGGGGATTTGAAGGTTGGTGCTGGTATGGATGAG GGTTTGCTATACGAGATAATCACTGGTGTTCGCTCTGTTGGTACTGATGCAGCAAGTTCTTCTTCTGCTCCTCCCATCATCTCAACCACAGAATCTGTGGATAAACTTCTTTCTAATATTGCTCCAGTGGCTACT GACTCTGCACTTGATGAGATTAATGCACTTAGCAGACGTGAATCATCACAATTACAG GAGAAGCCAGACTCCCAAAATGAAGAATGTTGTTCGTATACAAGCTCAAATAGAGAAAGTTGGGGAAGATGCTCATCATTGGGAGGCAGTGATGAAGAATCTTCTGCAGATTGCACAGCTGCAGAAAATGGTGATCAG ACCGTTAAGGTGTTCGCAACACCTCTTCGAAGTACCACGCAGCAGAAGTCAGTACCTGCaaaagaggagaagaagaagaaagcgcCAACCGTTCCAAAGAAGCCCAAGAGTGAGAAACTTGAGAAGTTAGAGGCCCTTAGTAGACGACTACGTCTTTGCATTCTTAAGAGAGTTAACCATCGGAGACATCGATCTTCATGA
- the LOC133794667 gene encoding myb family transcription factor PHL7 isoform X4, translating into MDPVNGGNSLSNPSLASKQRLRWTHELHERFVDAVAQLGGPDRATPKGVLRVMGVQGLTIYHVKSHLQKYRLAKYLPDSSSDADKKEPGDTLSNMEGSSGMQITEALKLQMEVQKRLHEQLEVQRQLQLRIEAQGKYLKKIIEEQQRLSGVLSDGPGLGDNCPESDKTEPVTPAPTSETPLELLDKTAKEHTPAKSLSVDESLSSHHEPSTPDSGCNDGSPAESPEDERLVKKQRVSMGGAYTNPDLVLTHQILESSLNSSYQQPQSAFLAGEQFESSRSTVGNDDHLENVTAGNM; encoded by the exons ATGGATCCAGTCAATGGAGGGAACAGTCTTAGCAATCCCAGTCTTGCCTCAAAACAAAGGTTACGTTGGACCCATGAGCTTCATGAACGATTTGTTGATGCTGTGGCACAACTCGGAGGACCTGATC GTGCCACTCCAAAAGGTGTTCTCCGAGTGATGGGTGTCCAGGGTTTGACTATTTATCATGTCAAAAGCCACTTACAG AAATATCGGCTTGCAAAATACTTACCTGACTCTTCATCTGATG CTGACAAGAAAGAACCTGGGGATACTCTTTCTAATATGGAGGGTTCATC TGGGATGCAAATTACTGAAGCATTGAAGCTGCAGATGGAGGTCCAGAAGCGTTTGCATGAGCAATTAGAG GTACAGAGACAGCTTCAGTTACGTATAGAAGCCCAAGGTAAGTACTTGAAAAAGATTATTGAAGAGCAACAAAGACTAAGTGGAGTTCTTTCAGATGGGCCTGGTTTGGGTGACAATTGCCCAGAATCTGACAAGACTGAACCAGTAACCCCTGCTCCAACATCTGAGACACCCCTTGAACTCCTAGACAAGACTGCCAAGGAACACACCCCAGCTAAGAGCCTTTCTGTTGATGAATCCTTGTCATCTCACCACGAACCATCGACCCCAGATTCTGGCTGCAATGATGGTTCCCCAGCTGAGAGCCCTGAAGATGAGAGATTAGTGAAGAAGCAAAGGGTTAGCATGGGTGGGGCGTATACTAATCCAGATTTAGTGCTTACACACCAAATATTGGAGTCAAGTTTAAATTCTTCTTATCAGCAACCACAATCTGCTTTCCTGGCTGGTGAGCAGTTTGAATCATCAAGAAGTACCGTTGGTAATGATGATCATTTGGAAAATGTCACAGCTGGCAATATGTAA
- the LOC133794667 gene encoding myb family transcription factor PHL7 isoform X2, with translation MDPVNGGNSLSNPSLASKQRLRWTHELHERFVDAVAQLGGPDRATPKGVLRVMGVQGLTIYHVKSHLQKYRLAKYLPDSSSDGKKADKKEPGDTLSNMEGSSGMQITEALKLQMEVQKRLHEQLEVQRQLQLRIEAQGKYLKKIIEEQQRLSGVLSDGPGLGDNCPESDKTEPVTPAPTSETPLELLDKTAKEHTPAKSLSVDESLSSHHEPSTPDSGCNDGSPAESPEDERLVKKQRVSMGGAYTNPDLVLTHQILESSLNSSYQQPQSAFLAGEQFESSRSTVGNDDHLENVTAGNM, from the exons ATGGATCCAGTCAATGGAGGGAACAGTCTTAGCAATCCCAGTCTTGCCTCAAAACAAAGGTTACGTTGGACCCATGAGCTTCATGAACGATTTGTTGATGCTGTGGCACAACTCGGAGGACCTGATC GTGCCACTCCAAAAGGTGTTCTCCGAGTGATGGGTGTCCAGGGTTTGACTATTTATCATGTCAAAAGCCACTTACAG AAATATCGGCTTGCAAAATACTTACCTGACTCTTCATCTGATG GGAAAAAAGCTGACAAGAAAGAACCTGGGGATACTCTTTCTAATATGGAGGGTTCATC TGGGATGCAAATTACTGAAGCATTGAAGCTGCAGATGGAGGTCCAGAAGCGTTTGCATGAGCAATTAGAG GTACAGAGACAGCTTCAGTTACGTATAGAAGCCCAAGGTAAGTACTTGAAAAAGATTATTGAAGAGCAACAAAGACTAAGTGGAGTTCTTTCAGATGGGCCTGGTTTGGGTGACAATTGCCCAGAATCTGACAAGACTGAACCAGTAACCCCTGCTCCAACATCTGAGACACCCCTTGAACTCCTAGACAAGACTGCCAAGGAACACACCCCAGCTAAGAGCCTTTCTGTTGATGAATCCTTGTCATCTCACCACGAACCATCGACCCCAGATTCTGGCTGCAATGATGGTTCCCCAGCTGAGAGCCCTGAAGATGAGAGATTAGTGAAGAAGCAAAGGGTTAGCATGGGTGGGGCGTATACTAATCCAGATTTAGTGCTTACACACCAAATATTGGAGTCAAGTTTAAATTCTTCTTATCAGCAACCACAATCTGCTTTCCTGGCTGGTGAGCAGTTTGAATCATCAAGAAGTACCGTTGGTAATGATGATCATTTGGAAAATGTCACAGCTGGCAATATGTAA
- the LOC133794667 gene encoding myb family transcription factor PHL7 isoform X1, translated as MDPVNGGNSLSNPSLASKQRLRWTHELHERFVDAVAQLGGPDRATPKGVLRVMGVQGLTIYHVKSHLQKYRLAKYLPDSSSDGKKADKKEPGDTLSNMEGSSSGMQITEALKLQMEVQKRLHEQLEVQRQLQLRIEAQGKYLKKIIEEQQRLSGVLSDGPGLGDNCPESDKTEPVTPAPTSETPLELLDKTAKEHTPAKSLSVDESLSSHHEPSTPDSGCNDGSPAESPEDERLVKKQRVSMGGAYTNPDLVLTHQILESSLNSSYQQPQSAFLAGEQFESSRSTVGNDDHLENVTAGNM; from the exons ATGGATCCAGTCAATGGAGGGAACAGTCTTAGCAATCCCAGTCTTGCCTCAAAACAAAGGTTACGTTGGACCCATGAGCTTCATGAACGATTTGTTGATGCTGTGGCACAACTCGGAGGACCTGATC GTGCCACTCCAAAAGGTGTTCTCCGAGTGATGGGTGTCCAGGGTTTGACTATTTATCATGTCAAAAGCCACTTACAG AAATATCGGCTTGCAAAATACTTACCTGACTCTTCATCTGATG GGAAAAAAGCTGACAAGAAAGAACCTGGGGATACTCTTTCTAATATGGAGGGTTCATC CAGTGGGATGCAAATTACTGAAGCATTGAAGCTGCAGATGGAGGTCCAGAAGCGTTTGCATGAGCAATTAGAG GTACAGAGACAGCTTCAGTTACGTATAGAAGCCCAAGGTAAGTACTTGAAAAAGATTATTGAAGAGCAACAAAGACTAAGTGGAGTTCTTTCAGATGGGCCTGGTTTGGGTGACAATTGCCCAGAATCTGACAAGACTGAACCAGTAACCCCTGCTCCAACATCTGAGACACCCCTTGAACTCCTAGACAAGACTGCCAAGGAACACACCCCAGCTAAGAGCCTTTCTGTTGATGAATCCTTGTCATCTCACCACGAACCATCGACCCCAGATTCTGGCTGCAATGATGGTTCCCCAGCTGAGAGCCCTGAAGATGAGAGATTAGTGAAGAAGCAAAGGGTTAGCATGGGTGGGGCGTATACTAATCCAGATTTAGTGCTTACACACCAAATATTGGAGTCAAGTTTAAATTCTTCTTATCAGCAACCACAATCTGCTTTCCTGGCTGGTGAGCAGTTTGAATCATCAAGAAGTACCGTTGGTAATGATGATCATTTGGAAAATGTCACAGCTGGCAATATGTAA
- the LOC133794667 gene encoding myb family transcription factor PHL7 isoform X3, whose product MDPVNGGNSLSNPSLASKQRLRWTHELHERFVDAVAQLGGPDRATPKGVLRVMGVQGLTIYHVKSHLQKYRLAKYLPDSSSDADKKEPGDTLSNMEGSSSGMQITEALKLQMEVQKRLHEQLEVQRQLQLRIEAQGKYLKKIIEEQQRLSGVLSDGPGLGDNCPESDKTEPVTPAPTSETPLELLDKTAKEHTPAKSLSVDESLSSHHEPSTPDSGCNDGSPAESPEDERLVKKQRVSMGGAYTNPDLVLTHQILESSLNSSYQQPQSAFLAGEQFESSRSTVGNDDHLENVTAGNM is encoded by the exons ATGGATCCAGTCAATGGAGGGAACAGTCTTAGCAATCCCAGTCTTGCCTCAAAACAAAGGTTACGTTGGACCCATGAGCTTCATGAACGATTTGTTGATGCTGTGGCACAACTCGGAGGACCTGATC GTGCCACTCCAAAAGGTGTTCTCCGAGTGATGGGTGTCCAGGGTTTGACTATTTATCATGTCAAAAGCCACTTACAG AAATATCGGCTTGCAAAATACTTACCTGACTCTTCATCTGATG CTGACAAGAAAGAACCTGGGGATACTCTTTCTAATATGGAGGGTTCATC CAGTGGGATGCAAATTACTGAAGCATTGAAGCTGCAGATGGAGGTCCAGAAGCGTTTGCATGAGCAATTAGAG GTACAGAGACAGCTTCAGTTACGTATAGAAGCCCAAGGTAAGTACTTGAAAAAGATTATTGAAGAGCAACAAAGACTAAGTGGAGTTCTTTCAGATGGGCCTGGTTTGGGTGACAATTGCCCAGAATCTGACAAGACTGAACCAGTAACCCCTGCTCCAACATCTGAGACACCCCTTGAACTCCTAGACAAGACTGCCAAGGAACACACCCCAGCTAAGAGCCTTTCTGTTGATGAATCCTTGTCATCTCACCACGAACCATCGACCCCAGATTCTGGCTGCAATGATGGTTCCCCAGCTGAGAGCCCTGAAGATGAGAGATTAGTGAAGAAGCAAAGGGTTAGCATGGGTGGGGCGTATACTAATCCAGATTTAGTGCTTACACACCAAATATTGGAGTCAAGTTTAAATTCTTCTTATCAGCAACCACAATCTGCTTTCCTGGCTGGTGAGCAGTTTGAATCATCAAGAAGTACCGTTGGTAATGATGATCATTTGGAAAATGTCACAGCTGGCAATATGTAA